Within Vulpes lagopus strain Blue_001 chromosome 22, ASM1834538v1, whole genome shotgun sequence, the genomic segment CGCCTGGCCTCCGAGCCCCTGGGAGGAGGCTGTCCGTGCACTTAGTGGATGaggcttcccttcccttcctcgcTCTCAGGAAACGCAGTTTTGAATCAGAACTAGGCTTGCGCTGGAGAGGCAGCACGCAAGCTCTcgctgctccctgctcagctagaAAAAGTTGCCCAGGGACGAAAAAGGGGTTTCGGTTGTCTCTGTGCTCCCTTGTCTTGGACTGATTGTTCCCTTTTGCTTTTACGACTATGAAGGCAACGCTTTCCACGGGCTCACTTTAGGAGGCGCAGATGTGAGGCCGCGGGTGCCTCAGCCCATTTCCcgagccctccctgcctcccccctgcagccccctgccccatccACTCTCGCTGTTTCGTGGGCCTCCTTCCCACGATTCCTCCGTGCAGAGCTCAGCTTTCTGGATACTGCAATCCCACAAACCTCGGGCCGGCCCGTGGGAGTCTAACCTGCAGGTCTCTCCCCAGACCCCGGCAGAGTGCGCGGCGCTTCAATGCTGAAGATGGAGCCTCTGAACAGCACGCACCCCAGCACCGCGGCCCCCAGCAGCCACCTGGTGTCCCACGTGCCCGGCAGTGAGAGCGGCAATGGCAACGAGTACTTCTACGTTCTGGTTGTCATGTCCTTCTACGGCATTTTCTTGATCGGAATCATGCTGGGCTATATGAAATCCAAGAGGCGGGAGAAGAAGTCCAGCCTCCTGCTGCTATACAAAGACGAGGAGAGGCTCTGGGGGGAGGCCATGAAGCCGCTGCCCATGGTGTCGGGCCTGAGGTCCGTGCAGGTGCCCATGATGCTGAACATGCTGCAGGAGAGCGTGGCACCTGCCCTGTCCTGCACCCTCTGCTCCATGGAGGGAGACAGCGTGAGCTCCGAGTCCTCCTCCCCAGACGTGCACCTCACCATCCAGGAGGAGGGGGCGGATGACGAGCTGGGGGAGACTTCAGAGACGCTCCTCAACGAAAGCAGCGAGGGGTCCTCAGAGAACATCCACCAGAATTCCTAGCACCCCCAGGGCCTCCGGAGGCGGCCCCATCTGCCAGCAGCCCTAGAGAGAGGAAGGACACTTTTCGTGTCTGGTTTCACTTTTGCAGCGCAGCTGCCACTTTAAAGAGACCTTTGGCGAGCCCCTGCACGGGGTGGTGGGGGAGTCTGAAGCCAGGAGGGCACGCGGCCAGTGGTGCACACCTGCCACTGAAAAGCCCGAAGACGCGCGGTGTGCACCTTGACTTTGGGGTCTGGGGCTCGGGGTTCCAGTTCTGAATTCGGCAGGTCGCCGTGCTTGCTGTTGTTTTCTCGCCGGATGCCCTGGGTAACTGCCCGCTCCGGGGGCTGCCCGATGCCTAGGACGTGCTGAGGGACTAGTTTTGATTTGCTAATTTGCCTAGAGCTTTGTTCTAGATCTGATGGGCTGTAAGTACCTCTATGGTGTACCTGTGGCATTCGTTCACAGCGGGTTACAGAGCTTCTTTTTGGAGGTCTTTTGGGTTGGAGGGGGATGTCTGATGGAGGACTTTTGATGGCAGAAAGCTGGAGATCCAAACCTGGTTCATTTGCATACTGTAAGAAAAAGCCACTTTCAAACCTGTTACCATTGGCTGGGATTAGAAAAGAGAATCTGCTATTTCCACCCTTTGTCTAACCTGTGACCTTGAGCTCTGACCTCAGACCATCCAGCATCGCTTGCTGGCGTGACGTTTTCTCTCGGTTGGAAGAGCTTCCCCAGAATCGAATCTGTACTCTGAATAGCTGTACAGGGGACTTTTCCTGATCTTTCTACAAGGGGTGATGGTGCACTTGAAGGAGGCTAAGCCCTTagctctgctgctgcttttttccCAGCCTGGTTTTTCTGAGCTGGGAGCTGACACAACGTGGGCCTTCACAGTATGGCATTCCGTCACGTAGCGCAGACCTGGAAGGGTAGACTCAGGCAGAGGCTGGGGTCTGGGTTCTGTTTTCTGATCCTGAGCTGATTTGCTGTGTGGTCCTGGGCATGTCATCAAGAGGCTTACTGCCTTCATGAGACTCCTGAATCTAGATCCCCAGGGGGCTGGGAGGATGTCTTTGGATTTTAAGACTCTGTGATAAATCCTGTATGGCCTGGTGTGAGGAAgcttggagaaaatatttcccaCTTGGCCAGTTAGTCTGAGAACGGATCTGCTTATTTAAAGGAGCAGTTGGAGACTCAGAACACATGTAACTCGGAAATTTCGGGCGAATCACCACCCTGTTCGTGCTGTCATTTTCCCAGCAGTGAACCGGGGAGGCAGACACTGCATTTTACTGCGCAAAGTTCCCTGGGTAGTAGAATGTTAAGACTTCAGCTGAGAAACCAGAAACCTAACAGAAAACGTTCAGGAATGCTTGCTAACGTCTCAGTGTATTCCTGCGGTCAGTAGCTTTGTGGCAGACTGGTTAGGCCCTTCAAGGCAAGCAGGAAGAGAAACACACCAAAAGGTCAAATTTAATTCTAGTGAAAAcgaaaaaacccccaaaaccccccAAATTTCTAAAACATACTCTCCTTTGATTGAAGATAGCAGTGACTACTGCTCCCATGAAAGGGTTAACAGTCGAGGAGCTGGTTTATCAGTTTGCCCTAACATAGTGCTAGAGGACATTCATGTTTGGGGGGGAAAGGGCCCTCCTTCACTTTAAAATTCAGAGTGTGGATTTACTCCAAAGGGGGCTGTTGGGGGTGAAAGAAGCCAAGTTCAGTTTGGCCCCTTGCCTGGAATCACTTGAATTCTGAAGCTTTACTGCGACGGACATGTGCGTTGTCACATTTTCCATTGCTTAATCCTGAGGTTTGGTGCAAGTCTATCTGCgcctgttaagaaaaaaaaaatgatgtatataCTTCCTTCTTATTCTATTAAGTTGTATAAAGTTGTCTTCTGTATTTAACAGTTTGTAATTTTcacactattttttaatttaaataaacaaacacgttccccccccccccccccccaagaataCGCGTTCTCGTTGATTCTTCAGCACCGCTGCGGGTTCCAGGACGAGCCCTCAGTCCCCAGCCGGCTCCGGCCGGGCTCCGGGGCATCCTGCGGGCGGGAGGGCCGCGGGGAGGGTGTAGCTGCCTGCGCCCGTGCCCCGGAGCGAGCGGGCCTGGCGGGGTCAGCGGAGCCCACGGCCGAGCTGCAGGGCGGTCTGACCGCCACCTCCCACTCTCAACTCGGGGGCTTGCACCAGCCCTGGAATTGGAACATGCGCAGAGCGACGCGGCGACCTGGTGCAAAGATGTTGCTCCGAATCTGGCCGCCAGGAAACATGTGGCTGGCACGAGGGCTAGGCCGCCAGGGGCCGGGGCGCACGGACTGGGACTGcccggcgggagggggcggggcgcacCGCGGAGCCGACTCCCCGGGCCGCgaagccgggggcggggctggagggaccgcccctcccaggcacctgaccgcctggccccgccccccgagcCAGGCTGAGCCCCGCCCCCGGTCAGGCTCCGCCCTCTGTCAGGCTCCgcccctgggtcaggctctgcctCCTGGGTCCGGCTCCCATCTCTGGGTCAGGCTCCCacccctgggtcaggctccagcCCCGGCCAGGCTCCGCCCCTGGCCAGGCTCCGCCCCCAGTCAGGCTCCGCCCCTGGGTCAGGCTCcgcccccagtcaggctcccaCACCTGGGTCAGGCTCCGCCCCTGGTCAGGCTCTGCTCTCTAGGTCAAGCTCCCATCCCTGGGTCAGGCTCCGCCCCCTGGGTCAGGCTCCGCCCCCGGGTCAGGCTCCGCCCCCTGGGTCAGGCTCCGCCCCCTGGGTCAGGCTCCGCCCCCGGTCAGGCTCCACCCTCTAGGTCAGGCTCCccccctgggtcaggctccacccccagtcaggctccaccccctgggtcaggctccgccccctgggtcaggctccaccCCCAGTCAGGCTCCACCCCCTGGGTCAGGCTCCGCCCCCGGTCAggctctgcccccctcccccgtcaGGCTCCGCCCTCTAGGTCAAGCTCCCATCCCTGGGTCAGGCTCCGCCCCCGGTCAGGCTCCACCCTCTAGGTCAGGCTCCccccctgggtcaggctccaccCCCAGTCAGGCTCCGCCCCCTGGGTCAGGCTCCGCCCCCGGTCAGGCTCCACCCTCTAGGTCAGGCTCCccccctgggtcaggctccacccccagtcaggctcccaCCCCTGGGTCAGGCTCCGCCCCCTGGGTCAGGCTCCGCCCCCGGTCAGGCTCCGCCCTCTAGGTCAAGCTCCCATCCCTGGGTCAGGCTCCGCCCCCTGGGTCAGGCTCCGCCCCGGGGCTGCGCTCCCGCCTGCCTGCGGCCGCAGCCTGTCTTTTATTCCATTTCCAGCCGGAAGTGCTGCAGAAAAATGACCAAACCGGTGACCCAGTTTGAGGGAGGCAGATGGACAGGGTGGCCTTGCTGTCATGTTGCTCTGTTTCCTGTGCGTTGAGCTTTCCCGTTTCAAGGAAACGTTGCCCTTAGGTTCCCAAATGACGGCCTCCCCGAAGTCTGTGCCGCGGGGTCTCGATTCTTCCCAAAGCGCAGAGGATCGCAGCTCACCAGCTGGTTTTGGGACAACGTAAGACGAGGACGTGATCTGAAAAGACAAAGAAGCCTTTTTCATGTATCCTGGCTTAATGTCATTCTTGGTGaggaaacagttaaaaaaaagtcttttctttttttttttttttttaaaccaggggCGGAAGAAGAGGGAATTCTAAACTCTAATTGTCCTAAAAATATGTAGAGTACACTATGTCGTTTTAatggaatatttgttttctttaaaaaaaaaaaaaaagaacttctaagCAGAACCTAAGGCCCAAGGGGTTTAGTCTGTGCGGATTTACTCATGCATGTGAAAAACTGAGAAGGGAATTTGGCCCCCTGCACCTAGGATATTAGAGACATATTTTAAAGCACTTAAATGTTAGGGATGAGGTAAATGGATCCTCCTGCTTGCTCCATGCTGTTCTAATTACACCTTTGTACgtcagaggcaggcagggatgCTGCACaggaaaagatttctttcaaGGACGCCACCAAGGGAGCCGGATTACTGGGAAAGGCTGAAATGGGGCCCGGGCAAGAGTGCTCTTGGCTCATGATTCTGGTTGGAAAGTAGACCCCATGGCACATTTGAGAGCTGCAGTTGGAGGTTCCGTGGTCAGGCCCGCACTTCCAGGGCTCAGCTGAAGGAGGGTCACTTAGCGGCCTGTACAGTGTCGCCCTGACCATGCACGTCGTGGAACACCCCGCACGTGGAGCTTACAGTGCAATGGATGCTCCATTCACAGCCTCGGTCAGACAGAGCTTACGGTTACCCGCCTGACTCCCCAGCTGGGCCTCGTGCTGGAGACCATCAGGGGGAGAGTCGTGGTTCCGGGAGAGAAGCTGGTGCCTAGGGCCCGAGGGAGACGCGCCAGCTCCTTGCCCAGGCCGGGGCTGGTCGCAGGCAGGCAGGGTGTAAATGCGGGTTCATAGACACTCAGCCTTATTTCGTCTGGCTTTCTAGGCTACCTCTGTGGCTCTGCAGCTGTACAGAAAGTACTCGGCCTCCCTGACACGCAGTCCCTCTCCTTTACCAGGAGGAAGACCCACTGGCCTTTCTCTTTGGGGGTGTGCCGGGGGGGCATAGGGTGCGGCTGCTAATGACAAGAATAGTGCAACCACCTGTGACATACTGAGGGCTGCATGAAACCAAAGGCAAAGCAGCCCCAGGCTTCTACTTTTGAAAACGCATCCTGGACAGACATCTGCAAATGAAAGTCACCGAACCTTTCCTTCTGTGCTCGGTTTCCTCAGGAGACTGCAGTGTTCAGGAAGAGGATGTGATTTGCCAGAGAAGAAGGGTCATAAGAGGGAAAAACCACTGTTCAATCTTCGCCTTTCCCCATTTCTGAAATGTTTCCTCCCACACAGGAAGGAACAGTTTGGGATGTGAGCTGTTACCATGGAGATAACCAGCCGAGGTCACTTGTTTGAAGGAGGAGCCCACGGCCCCCATGGCACTGGATCATTAGAGCAGTTTTATGAAGTTGGGATTTGGTCCTTGACTCAGGCAACGACAAGCTCTGAGCCACGGCAGCCTCCATTCGTGGCGTGGAGGAGGGGATGCAAGAACGTTGTCCTCTGTCCCATACAactctgtcttccttctctttgtgcctctccTGCCCATTCAATATAGGGCTGCAATTTTGTGTGTCCAGCTCCAGGAATTTCTTCTCTTACCTTGCATTTTCTTGCTAAGAACATGGTTCGGGAATTCTTCACATCAATAGCCACATCCTCTTCTGTCCTTAATGGTTTTTCATCCCCTGTTCAGAGACAGTGAATGGCATATTCTTTCTTGCCTTAGTCTGTTccggctgctataacaaagtgtCATAGGccgggtggcttataaacaacagaaatgcatttcTAATAGTTCTGGAGACTGTCATCAGGGTTCCAGCATGATCAGGTTCTGGTGAGGACCCTCTTCTGGAGTGTGGATGGCTGACTTCTTATATCTtcacatggtagagagagaggaagctaactctctgcttccttcttataagggcactaaccTCATTCATGAGTGCCCCATCCCCaagacctaatcacctcccaaagccccacctccaaatactggGGAGTAGATTTCAGCATGGGAATTTGGGGGAAGGCATACAGATACTCCGCCCATAGCATCTCTTTTCCCAacctcccttcttttcctccctcccttccttccatttcacaaaaggaatgaaaacaacaGAAGCAAAACAGGAATGGGAACAACAAAAAGGAGCCACAGTGCAGTCTACTTGTCAGGCATATACGTCACCCAGTTGTTACAAGCCTGTGCTTTGAACACTTTACTAGGTACTTCTAGGTACTTCACTAGTCTAGGTCACTTGTTTGGGGAAAATGTAACATCTCCCTGGCCTCCAAAGGGGTCAAAGTCTCCCCATAGTtgatttccaataaaaataattctatttcagatttatttataacATCGATGCAGGGCTTTCAGGATGTGAGAATACATAGTATGTCTTTGAGCAGTTGAGGATGCCGTGGTGCAATTAAATGGGCAAAATGTGCTGCTTACTTAATATTTGCCTTGTTCTGTGATAGATGCTTTCCCTTTGATTATCTTACTTAATCCTCTCAAGCAGACCCTGAACTAGGTCTCTGATACTGTTAAGGGAGATATGAAAGTTGAGGCTCAGGGAAGGCAATGGCCGCCAATGTAGTGAGCGATCAGGATTCCAATGTAGGTCACTAGATATAAATGTGCATTCTTTAAACCACTGGGAAGCAGAGAGCAGGAGACTTGGAATCTAGTCTCATCCTAGACATTAGGCAGCCCTGTGCCATTGCACTGGTTGCTCAACCTTTCTGGGTTTCCTCCctggtaaaatgaaaatataatatcttTTCTATTGACCTCAAAACACTGTCAGAGCTTCATATGAAACAACTGGAAAAGTGAAAAGTCTCTGTCCTGGATAGGGCACTGAGCGTGGACATTACTAGCATGCAGCAATATCCAGCTCTTCTCCCCTTCTGAGAACATGGAAATTTCCACTTCTCGCCTCCTTCTCGGGCCCCTCCTCCCCTAACACCAGGGCAGGGATGTGACTCATTCTGGTCAATGTCGACTTAGTGGACAAGACGTATATCCCCTATCAGCTAAGGCCGTGGAAAGCCCAGGTATGATTTCTCCAGGGCCAGCCTTTCCTACATGTAACTAGTGAGACCATATGTTCCGGGTGGTGGTACAGATGGTCGTCGGAGACTGAATTGGCCTGAAATGGGACTGCATGGGAGCCAGTTGCTCTGGAGAGTTGCCTAAACCTGCAGCTGGCTTTATGTGAAGCAATAATAGCATGAGCTATGGTAAATATTGAGAAGCTGGGGTTTTTGCTCCTGTGATGGAATCTTACCCATCAGATTTTATAGGGCATGACAAtttagagagacacagaaggTGCCTTCTACACCATCTCACCCAACCTCTCTGTTTaatgaggaaatcaaggctcgcagtggttaagtgacttgctcaatgTCATAGAGGGAGATAGGAATAGAGCTGGGATCACAACTCAGATTTCCTGACGTTGGGTTCGGGATCCCCATGGGGGGCACAGCCATGGAAGTCTGTGCCGGGGATTAGTGAAAACAAGGGACCGAGGGGGCCTCCTCACCTTGAGCTTCCCTGAGCAGCTCTCGGTCACTGCTGTGCCTCTCCTTGCTGGGCCCATGAACTGTGCCAGGAAGTAGCTTCTTTTTCCTTGGCCAAACCCTGGTACTTACTGCTCTTTGGGGGGATGGATCAGAGCTGGCAGCTGGCAGAAGTAAACACATTCCCCTAAAGAGTGCAATGTGACATCACTGGAAACTTTAATAAAGGGGAAGAAGCTATAAATAGGAGGAGGGAAATATTCAAACAGGGTTGAATGTAATTGTCCTGTATGCAGTTTCCTGGCCTCGgccttctgtttgtttgtttgtttgtttgtttggtcgTTTTGCATGTTTAAACCTAGCTCCAGCACCAGAGTGGTCCCAGGCAGTGTCCCTCATGTcagccacctccaccccaccccccacacccccagtaCAGAATGCTCCCAGGATCCATGCTCCTAGGTTCAGGGTAAGGACTCTTGCAGGTAAATGCTGGAGATTCAGCTCTAGATTGGGGTTTCAGATGATGAAGAAACCAACACTGatcattattttcatattctgagCCCTGACATGAAAGAaacactttctctctcatcttgttcttccttttttcacttaGAACTTATGCCTAAGAAGTGGATATAGTACTTGGTTACAgagattctgtttctttttcaaagttttctacTTTTTGCTCTCCTGTTACATTGCCCTTGTGTCTCAGCTACAGAAGCTATGCCCTTTCTCATAGGATCATAAATCTCATGAAGGTCAGAGCcatgtattattatttctgtaGTTGGTACCTATTTCGGGCCAGAATTCCTCAGAGCAATCTCTGgtcatgttctttctcttccttttttttttttttaatttctctttgagGGATCTCATTCACCCTTAAATCTTTATTATGTATAGAACTATAACAAATACCTATctagtgcttactgtgtgccaggcactgttctcatGATACTTAATTCTCATGACAAACTAAGAGATTGGGattttaaagccattttatttatttttatttttattgatttatttttaaatattttatttagttattggAGAGAGGAAGCACACATGAGCCGGGTGGGGGGAAGAGTAGAAGGAGGGGGACAAACAGGCTCAaaactgagtgtggagccagactcggggcttgatcccagatcctgagatcatgacctgagccaaaaccaagagtcagatgctttaaccaccagagccactcaggtgccccaaaaagccattttaaaaatgaaggctaATTAGGCATGAAGTTAAGAACATTGAGAGATTCTCATAGCTGGTGAGCAGGAGAAGTGGGTGCGATTTTGGTAACCTGGCTCCAGAGGTGAAACACCTAACAGCTCAGTGGACTGCCTTTTTATCTCTAAATCCTTCAGCTCTAGCTGAAAC encodes:
- the KCNE4 gene encoding potassium voltage-gated channel subfamily E member 4; the encoded protein is MLKMEPLNSTHPSTAAPSSHLVSHVPGSESGNGNEYFYVLVVMSFYGIFLIGIMLGYMKSKRREKKSSLLLLYKDEERLWGEAMKPLPMVSGLRSVQVPMMLNMLQESVAPALSCTLCSMEGDSVSSESSSPDVHLTIQEEGADDELGETSETLLNESSEGSSENIHQNS